The nucleotide window CGATAACCGGCATAGACCTCGTGCTTTGCGACGTGGGGATCCCTTCGCAACGGGCCGCTGACGACGTTCGGTCGGCTGCACGCTCGTTTCCCGGCGCGGTGGTCGTGGTGTTGGCCGATTTTCCCCGAAACGATGATGTCCAGCCGTTCTTGGCTGCCGGAGCAGCGGCCGTTCTCTCGAAACCGCTCGACCTGGCAGACCTTCTGGCCACCATCAGCCGTTTCCTGCCGCCGGGGGCTAGAGTAGGATGATGGTGAGGAACAATGTCAATCCGGTCTTGTCCGCCGGGACGGATTGATAAAAAGCCGGTCGGAAGGAATGCTGAATGACGGATAGTTCAAAGGGCTCTTATTGCTTCGTCAGTCTCGGCTGCCCGAAGAACCTGGTCGATAGCGAACGAATGCTCGGCCTGTTGCAGCTCGACGGCTATCGGCTCGTGCCCGAACCGGAAGGCGCCGATTTCGTCGTGGTCAACACCTGCGGCTTCATCGAACGGGCACGCGACGAGTCGTACGCCGCCATTCACGAAATGCTCGACCTCAAGCGCCGCGGCGGCACCCGAGGCGTGATTGTGTCCGGCTGTCTGGCCGAACGCGAAAAAGAGGCACTTTTGGAGCGTTGCCCCGACATCGACCAGCTCGTGGGCGTTTTCGGTCGCGAACAGGTGACGAAGGTGGCCGATCGGCTGCTGGGCGGGTTGTTGGAGCAGCGCAGCGTGTTTCAACCGGCGCCCTCGCGGCCGCTGCCCGACACAGCCAGGCTGCGGATCACGCCGCGGCATTTCGCCTTTCTCAAAATCTCGGAGGGCTGCGACCGGCTTTGCACCTTCTGCGCCATTCCCAAGATGCGCGGCAAACACGCCACCAAGCCGATGGAAGAGGTCATCGCCGAGGCCCGCGAACTGGCGGCCGACGGGGTGCGCGAGCTGAACATCGTGGCCCAGGACACAACGTATTACGGCATCGATCTCTACGGCCGGCCGCGGCTGGCGGAACTGCTTACCGAGCTGAACGGCATCGAGGGGCTCGACTGGATTCGGGTGATGTACCTCTACCCGATGTATTTCAGCGACGAACTGATCGAAGTGCTGGCCGGCAGCCCGAAGATCATCCCTTATCTCGATCTGCCGCTGCAGCACATCAACGACACGATGCTGCGGCGGATGCAGCGGCGCGTGAACCGTGCCG belongs to Pirellulales bacterium and includes:
- the rimO gene encoding 30S ribosomal protein S12 methylthiotransferase RimO yields the protein MTDSSKGSYCFVSLGCPKNLVDSERMLGLLQLDGYRLVPEPEGADFVVVNTCGFIERARDESYAAIHEMLDLKRRGGTRGVIVSGCLAEREKEALLERCPDIDQLVGVFGREQVTKVADRLLGGLLEQRSVFQPAPSRPLPDTARLRITPRHFAFLKISEGCDRLCTFCAIPKMRGKHATKPMEEVIAEARELAADGVRELNIVAQDTTYYGIDLYGRPRLAELLTELNGIEGLDWIRVMYLYPMYFSDELIEVLAGSPKIIPYLDLPLQHINDTMLRRMQRRVNRAETETLLARLRQAIPDLVLRTTFIVGFPGETEEQFSELIEFVGQQRFQRVGVFTYSFEADTPSAKISDHLDEETKEARRERLMAVQQEVAFEWNQRQIGRQLDVLIDRPVPEERNAWIGRSYADAPDVDGVVYVSGKKLRPGQIVRCEIVASQEYDLIAAAVGKPY